The following DNA comes from Miscanthus floridulus cultivar M001 chromosome 5, ASM1932011v1, whole genome shotgun sequence.
GCGCCCGCCAGCCAACCTCGTGGTACAAAATCCATCCAAAATTCGCACGCGGCCAGGCACCAGCCAAGTGCCAAGACCCAAGAGCTCCGGCCTCCGCCGAAGCCACGTTAAAACTCCCGAAAGAACCGACAACTTTAATTTGAATTTCTTCACCTTTTCGTGGTACAAAATCAATCAAAAGATGGTCCTGAGGACTCCTCCTGGTCTTGCAACGTTGCCCATCAGCTGTGAACTCACCAACACACCCTGTTTGCCGTACTTTTTAGCCATTTCGCTCACAGCGAATCAGGGCCTGTTTAGATgccgaaatttttggcaaaatgacaccgtagcattttcgttgttatttggtaattagtgtctaatcatagtctaattatgcttaaaagattcatctcatggatttcgtctaaactgtgtaattagttttattttttatttatatttaatacttcatgcatgcgtctaaagattcgatgtgatggggaatcttgaaaaatttggcattttgggagGAACTAAACTGGACCTCAGGCTCTGCACCCACGTCGCATCGCCCGCCACGGGCCACGGCGAGGCCGCCGGCTCGCACTCAGGGCCTGGTTCGTCtaatagctactaaatttagtagcttttagttacTTTAGTAATTTTTTAATCAAACGCTATGATAAAAAACTATTAAAAAAGCTTTAGTCATCTCTAATAACTCTGAAGTTACTAAAAGAAATTAAATTGTTTAATAGCTATTAAAGTTTAAAGTTTAGCggctcgaaccaaacacccctcaGTGCATTAACTGAACCCGTTTTAACTGATCCCCGCAGCGCCCCAACCGGCAACCGCCCCTCGCCGACTCCGACGGGCGGACGGGAAGCCTGCTGCCGAGTGCCGACCCAGTCCTCCCCTCCCTTTCCTTCTATAAATCCCGTTCCTCCACAGCAGGCTCTGCAGCGATCCAATCCAGCCTCGCCGCCTCACCTCAGCATTGCCTTCCATTCCCTTGCACCTCCACCTCGCCGGAATCCCGAATCCCCCTCAATCCCCGATGGGTTCGCAGGCCATCGAGGCGCACCGCGCGGGCGCGGAGGTGTACAGCGGCGCGGCGCTGTGCGCGGAGAAGTCGACGGAGCTGCTGGCGGAGGCGCACCTCCCGCTGGGTCTGCTGCCGCTGGCGGACATGGAGGAGGTGGGCTACAACCGCGCCACGGGCTTCGTGTGGCTGCGCCAGAAGAAGGCGCTCACGCACACGTTCCGCCAGATCGGCCGCCAGGTCTCGTACGCCGCCGAGGTCACCGCCTTCGTCGAGGACCGGAGGATGAAGCGCATGACCGGGGTCAAGACCAAGGAGCTCCTCATCTGGGTCACCCTCTCCGACATGTTCGTCCACAAGGACGACCAGTCCAACATCACCTTCAAGACGCCCACCGGCCTAGGCAGGACCTTCCCCGTCTCCGCCTTCGCCAAGGAAGGCGCCGCCGACGCGGCGGCCAAGCCCAAggacgcccccgccgccgccaacGGTAATAAGGAGGCCGTCACCGCCGGTAAGGCTGCTGCCAGCAAGTGAGGTGGCGGCAGCGTCAGAGAGCTTTTGGgcatttttctctcgcaacgaaGAAACAGTTTCAGTCGACGGTATCAGCCGAACAGACCCTTCACTTGTGGTTGTACTCTCCTTGCTGTAGTAGCTGTAATTGCTAATACCTGTCCTGTCTCCTGAATAATGATGTTTGTACCCCCTGCTACCTGCTTGAATTTACTGTGTTTTATGAATGGAAAACGAGTATCCACTGTCCATCCTTGGAATTGTGTCACGGGGTGTTTTTTTAGTACTCATCAGCTAACCAGTTTCAAGATTGATCCTTTTTTAAATACGGCGAAATAGCCATATTCGTCCTTAAACTTTCATCCAAAGCTCAAATTCGTCCCTCAACTATTAAAAGGGCCGGTTTAGTCCTTGAATTTGCAATTTTGGTTCAATCTCGTCCTCTGTCGGACGTCGTCTGCCATAGTAGCTCACTCCGTTAACACACTTTGAGATGAGACAACACACTTGCAGATTTTGGCAAGTCTCTGGACATATCAGCATGTGCTGGAACCCGTGGAGCATGAGTAAGCATGGCCTGTATCTCCAAATCCAAAGCCATTGCCTCCTAGAGTGAAGAAAATGCGAGGGCGCCCACCCAAAAATAGAAAGAAAGACCCTTCAGAACCAGTGAAATCAGGCACCAAGTCATGGAAAGTCGGTACTATAATTAGATTTCAAAAATCATTTGATTTCAAAAATCACTACATGATTATCCACAGGCCTACAACCACTTACAATGCAAAAGCACCAGTGGTATAGATAACCCTCTGCTCTGATCCGCTCCGAATCCGAATTTTATGGATATGGAGAAGTGTTTTTAATATCCATGCGGATACGGATAATCCGAACCCGATTATATGCGGATGAGGTGTTGGATATGGAATTGGCAAAATCCGACGGATATAGATTAACCGATAATTGAATGCGCGACGCTTATAATAGGATAATTGGAATATTTTAAGGAGCCCAAGCAGCAAGAATACAAGTCAGCCTGGCCCATGACACAAGCATTATTATATTGAAGTCCACAAACAAAGCTCGTCAACTATAGGTTGGTACATTGAAATTACAGGAGACAAAAGAATTATCATCTACCAAAGTGGAGGACTAGTACACGGCAAAGAGTGAAGGTAAAGTTTTGCCAAATTAAGAATATTTATTTTTTACACACTTGTTTTATACTCTTAAATTTAAACTGAGAACTTGTATTCATTTTGTGAGCTCTTAAATCGAAGTGGTGGATTGATGGTGATTATTCCGTGTGGTATTGCCGCTTTATGACTTTGGTTAATGAATTGTTTCTCATCATAAAAAATAACACGTAAGCACATATTATCCGACTTAAAAAAGTCCGCTTCCGCTCCATCACCAGTCCAAATCCGTATCATTTTCGACATCTAAAAAATCCGTATTCGCATCCGAATCCGTATAATATCTTATCCGCTCCGAATCTAATAAAAAATGGATTAGGATATGGGGAAGCCATTATCAGCTccgatccgatccgttttcatccctaccatgCATAAGTTTACATATTTCTTTTCGCAACCTTTGTCAATCACTGTACATATCATCCCATTGTCCATCTGAATGCAAACACAACCGTGTCAAGCTGTGATTCATGGATGCAAAGTCTTCAATCACCTTTTTTGGTCTCCCAATAGAACTGTGCGGACGGAGTGATCTTCTGTGTGGAAGACGGCATCAGACAGAGAATGAAATCGGACTGAAATTGCAAATTCGAGGACTAAACCGACCATTTTGATAGTTGAAGGACGAATTTGAGCTTTGGATGAAAGTTTAAGGATGAATATGGCTATTTCGCCTTTAAATATTGAGC
Coding sequences within:
- the LOC136451403 gene encoding uncharacterized protein; amino-acid sequence: MGSQAIEAHRAGAEVYSGAALCAEKSTELLAEAHLPLGLLPLADMEEVGYNRATGFVWLRQKKALTHTFRQIGRQVSYAAEVTAFVEDRRMKRMTGVKTKELLIWVTLSDMFVHKDDQSNITFKTPTGLGRTFPVSAFAKEGAADAAAKPKDAPAAANGNKEAVTAGKAAASK